The Falco rusticolus isolate bFalRus1 chromosome 4, bFalRus1.pri, whole genome shotgun sequence genome includes the window actGAGTGCTGGGCAGTGTTTACTGGTTTGTTGGCACTCGCCAGGTCAGGTGGCCTCCCTGGGCTCAGCCCAAGTGGCACTGAGGGGCTTCAAGAGTAGGATGCGAGAGATTTGGGGACTTTCGACAGGATCGGGGCTCGCCAGAGCAGCAGAAGCGGGTGAATGTGGTGGCATTTGCTGGCTGGCGAGGGGCTGTAGAGGTCGCTGGATTTCATGGCCACCCTTGGCCACTCTGTTGCAGGCgctggaaaagaaagggatCAGCCATCTGGATGAGAAGGACCTGAAGGAGAGGAACAAGCGAATCCAGGAGGATAATCggctggagctgcagaaggtCGGCTCAGAtgtcccctccctcccactgTCTGACAGAGAAACCTGTAGACAGCCCAGTTTTCCCAGTTGCTCACCTGGAATTCCCCTTGTTGTTATCACTGAGGGTGCCCGTAGGCGGTAGGATGTAGGACTGGGCACGGGGCACACAGCGTACTGActtctgctgtgccagggtgAGAAGGCTTTTTCTCTTGGGGTTGTGTCCAGCTCAGGTGGTGCTGAGGAGGGCAAGTGCCAGGTCACCACTGCGTTGTGCCTGTGTCCCCTGTCCTCCGACGGGCTGGCAGCGAGCAGCGAGCAGCCCGGCCCCACTGGCCCATGCTGGCTGTCCTCCTGCGTGGCTCCTGGCTCCCCGGGAACCTTACACCAATTGCAGGAGCTGAGTCAGCTCAGCAAGCAGGATTACGGCTCTGTCCTTGAACGGGTGTCCTGAGTGGGTGCCCCCTCCACAGTGACCTCATGTCTtcctctgccctgggcaggTGAAGCAGCTGCGCCTGGAGCGGGAGCGGGAGAAGGCGATGCgtgagcaggagctggagatgctgcagcgGGAGAAAGAGGCGGAACACTTCAAAACCTGGGAGGAACAGGAGGACAACTTCCACCTGCAGCAGGCCAAGCTGCGGTGGGTGTGCAGCTTCCTGGGGACGGGcctgccagggagcagagggcGGCAGGCACTGCTCACTGTCCCTCCTCTCACCCAGGTCTAAGATCCGGATTCGGGATGGGAGGGCAAAACCCATTGACCTCCTGGCCAAGTACATCAGCGCAGAGGATGATGACCTGGCTGTGGAGATGCACGAGCCCTACACCTTCCTGAACGGTCTGACTGTCTCCGACATGGAGGATCTGGTGGAGGACATCCAggtgccagtgctgctgtcccCATGCTGCCCCCGTTCCTCCTGCCTGTCCTCCTGTCCTCCTGCCCGGCTGCCTGTACCCCTGCCTGTCCTCCTGCCCGGCTGCCTGTACCCCTGCCTGTCCTCCTGCCCGGCTGCCTGTACCTCTGCCtgtcctcctgccctcccgcccACCTCAGCATGCATGGCTGAGGGGCAGCAGCTCAGGGtgtcctccctccccactccagctctgcttccctgcctgcGGTGCGGAGCAAGTGCCTGATGTCCTCCTGCTTGTCTCCTGCCTACAGGTTTACATGGAGCTGGAGCAAGGCAAGAATGTGGACTTCTGGAGGGACATGACCATCATCACAGAGGATGAGATAGCCAAGCTCCGCAAACTGGAGGCCTCTGGGAAAGGAGGACCAGGTaagtgaaagggaaaagccTGATGTGAGTGTCAAGGGGAGCGTGAGCAGCGGGTAAAGCAGGGCTTTGGGTCTGCCGTGTGCGCTCTGGCTCAGAGCAGTTCTCTGGGGTCAGCTGGATGGAGGTTGTGCGTCTGGTAGCCATCCCCTGTTGCGGTCCAGCCTTCCGCTGTCAGATGTAACCCTGGGCTGGGTGACGCAGGCTGAGCACCCGAAGACTGACTGGCTGCCCTTGCCTGTTTGTGCAGGAGAGCGTCGGGATGGCGTCAACGCCTCCGTCAGCTCAGATGTGCAGTCCGTGTTCAAGGGGAAGACGTACAACCAGCTGCAAGTGCTGTACCAGGGCATCGAGAGCAAGATCCGAGCAGGAGGACCCAACCTTGACATTGGGTACTGGgagagcctgctgcagcagctgaaggcttACATGGCTCGGGCCAGGTGAGAGCAGGGACTGtcccctggccagggctgtgggaaggggcagcaCAGACACCACCGTGAGCAGAGTGGGGGAGGCACAGAGTTGGTGGTGGAGGTGTTTTATACCTTTTCTGAGATGGCTCGTTCTCCCAAGAGGGGAAAAGGGCTGGACAATCATTCCCTTCTCCAGTGATGATGTTTACAGCGAGGGAACCAAACTGGAAGGTTATTAAGCCCAAAACCGTACAAAACCCAGCAGATATCTACCCAGCGTGGCGGTGTCACAGCTCTGGGCAGCGAGGGCATGAGGTGGTTCTGCTGGGTGGGACCTGATGGCTCATCTCCTCCTCACAGGCTGCGGGAGCGGCACCAGGATGTTCTGCGCCAGAAGCTGTACAAGTTGAAGCAGGAGCAGGGTGTGGAGAGCGAACCGCTCTTCCCCATCATCAAGCGGGAGCCGGCCTCCCCCAGTGACAGGTACACAGCCCTTTCCTTGGAGAGCACAGCCATCCAGGCCTCTCCCGCGGGGCACCTGCGACGGAAAATGCGGCCTTGTGTTCCCATCCTTCCGTAGAGAGACCTCAGGTGAGCAGAGAACAAGGGTACCATCCCCGTCCCAGTTCTCTCTTGTCTCTTCCTTGCAGGCTGTATCCAGAGGAGGGCATCGTGGTACAGCCAGGGCCATCCTCGGAGCCCGAGGCCGAGCAGGATGCGGAGGCCAAAGGAGAGGCAGAAGGAGAAGCTGTGCTGATGGAGGAGGACCTGATCCAGCAGAGCCTGGATGACTACGATGCAGGGAAGTACAGCCCCCGGCTGCTGGGCGCCAACGAACTGCCCTTCGACGCTCATGTGCTGGAGGCTGAGGAGGACACGCATCGGCTGCTGCTTCTGCGTCAGCAGCTCCAGGTCACAGGTAGGAGCCCCCCGGGCCAGTCCTGCGCTCGCCGGCCTCCCAGGCGGCACAGAGGGTGTGCGTGTGCGTtggggggcagggctggagggggacgCTACCCTTGGAAAAGGGGGAGTAGGAGCTGCATCTGGAGGATGCATccagagctggcctggcagGGGGATACACCCAGGCCGGGAAGGGTGCCAGGACCTGGACgaaagcagggagctggggctcaAACTGCTGGTGCTCCCCATGGGTACCTGCGCTGGAGCCTTCCCCGCTCCCAGCCGCACCACCGAGCTGTTTGGGCTGCGGGCAAGTGGGAGGAGTGTTGTGGATGAgttttccagcacagctcagcctggtGCCTGCCCAGAGTCCGCAGGGTGGTGTGCGCATCTCCACACCCAGCTCCACATCCCCTGCCCAGgatctgctgctccttccctctgcacgctggggagcagcatccccacagcccaggcCTGGCTGCAGGACTGGACATCGCCTCTCCTCCCTACAGGTGATGCCACTGAGAGCGCTGACGACATCTTCTTCCGTAAGGCCAAGGAGGGCATGGGTGCAGATGAGGCACAGTTCAGTGTGGAAATGCCCCTCACAGGCAAAGCCTATCTCTGGGCTGACAAGTACCGGCCCCGCAAACCTCGCTTCTTCAACCGGGTGCACACGGGCTTTGAGTGGAACAAGTACAACCAGACCCACTATGACTTtgacaaccccccccccaagatcGTGCAGGGCTACAAGTTCAACATCTTTTACCCCGACCTCATCGACAAGCGCTCGACGCCCGAGTACTTCCTGGAGGCCTGCCAGGACAACAAGGACTTCGCCATCCTGCGCTTCCACGCTGGGCCGCCCTACGAGGACATCGCCTTCAAGATCGTCAACCGGGAGTGGGAGTATTCCCACCGCCACGGCTTCCGCTGCCAGTTTGCCAACGGCATCTTCCAGCTCTGGTTCCACTTCAAGCGTTACCGATACCGCAGATGAGGGACTGCTCAACTCCCTTCAGCCCCCCTGGCacagggggtgggcagggggggctctCAGCCCCTGTCACAAGCACTGTTCCTGAGGGTTTTCTCTGCCCTTGCTTTTATCCCGAGGGACCCTGAGACTTTGGTATAAATAAATAGGGGTTGTTTAAGCCATGGGATCTTCTGCGTGGGCACCCCACGCTGCTCCGTACCGTGTGGCTCTCCTGCATGTCATCACCTGCCAGTACCATGCTGGGCCAGCACTGGAagctcccctcctcctctggggGCTGagtagtgtgtgtgtgggtgtcCTCATCCCTACACCTCTGGGGTGTGTCACCCCCTCCCCACGTGCCGTCAGCCCTGTGTGCTCCGTCGCCTAttccagccccacaccagcctcctcccagccccacgTGCTCCCAGCACCAGTGCCAGACCTGTCCAGCCCAGAcacttcccagctgcagctacAGCACCCTTTGCTCCatgagcacagccctgccctggcggtccccctgccctgtgtgGCCCCATTCCTGGCATGTTCCCCCTGGGATCCAGCTTCCCCACAGCCTGGGAGCGCCGCCACCTCGCTCGCTCGCCTCTGGCTGCAGGATGAAAGGGTTCAACGGCTGCGTccggcagctggaggagaaggatgTTGGATGGGATATATCTCCTTAAAGGGGAAAATCCGGTTTCCGTGGCTGCAGTTCCACCCACCCAGTGCCTGAGCAGCTCTTGCTCTTGCTGGGCAGTGGAGGAGGGTGTCCCCAGGGGTCCTGAGCAACACTCGGGTGGGTTTCAGGCACTTTGGGGAGCACTtgagggctgagctgggacTCACTGGCCTTGATCCCTCCAGGCGATGGCCTTGGGGGGCAGCTGCACCCGTCTGGGTGGCCCCAACCCCACCAGCTCTGGCCCCTCGAGGTGTCCCCCCCTCGGTGCCGAAGAGGTGCATGAGTAATGCCCAGCAGCGCAGCCGGGAGACCTTGGCCTTGGCCATGAGCTGTCACAGCGAGGTCGTTTCCTTCCCCGCGGGCCTCACTGCATCCTGCCCCCCGTACAGCCCCACGGCTTGGGGGGTGCCCAGgttccctctgctctgccctgctgggggggcTCCCCGGCCTCGGGGGCTGCCCTGCGGCTGTCGTTTCCCCCCATAGCTCAGGAGGggcaccctgccctgctgctgccatccagCCCTGCAAACGCCCTGCGGGCTCCTGTGCCTGCCAGAGCCACCAACCCGCGCTGGGTCAGCCTGCCCAGTGGCAGGGCATGGGGGAGACCCcaaccagcccagccccgcaTGCAGGtgccccttccccatcctgccAGACACCCCTGGGGCCAGCGGCTGTGTCGGGACGGGACGTGTCCCCCGGCATCTCCTTCCTGTGGGCTATTTAAAGCTGTTGAGCGGCTGCTTGGCGCGGGGGATGTTCAGGGCCTGAGCTCAGTGCAGGAAGCATGCGAGGGTCTGGCCAAGGATGACTTCGGAGGGAATAAGGAGAAAACTCCAACCCCAAAGGCAGTGGTTGGGTGCCCTCCCTGCTTGACTGCCtggcagagccccctgcccatgGTCCTTTTCCCTGCCAGGCATACACACAGTGGGGGCAACCCCCCAAAACCATCCCGCTGCATCCCCAGCCTGAGCAGGGTCCGTGTCCCCGCCCAGGCGCTGCCCTTTCCCCACTCCCAACTTCAAGCCGTGGATGGAGCCGGAGCCCGGGGGGCTGCCGCAGCCGGGCACCCACCACGGCCGGCCCAGGGGCTGGATCCGGCTGGAGccctgggtgtttttttccagccctgcctgttCCCCGGGCTCTTCTCCACTTCTCCCCCATATTTTGGGGGGAACCGGTTTCGTTCCTCTGCCTCACGGTTCGAGGGCTGGGTTGGGGGGGCACGGCTCTTCTCCGCTCTTGGGCGCAGCGACAGGGGCTCGGCCGGGCTCGTGCCAGGGTGGCAGCAGGTTGGTGCAGAGCTTCCTCCAGCACCCCCGCGCCCACATCCTCTGTGGGTgcagctggagggcaggagggttggcacaccccagcagcatccaggCACGGCATCCGGCTGCTGAGCCAGGTTCTGCTGCGGTGGGGCCACTCCTGCTGGTGGCACGCTCCCgctgccagggccagcagcGATCCGGCTCTGTGGGTGGCCCCCCGGCTCCGACCGGTGTCACCCCCCTCTCAGACTTCTGCTGTGacagcccctgctccctgccGAGGGATCAAGGGACTCAGGCCTCTGAGCATCACCCAGCTGCCCGCATGCCCCGGCCTCGCTGGCTGTGATGGGGTGCCCCCATATCACCCCTGGGTGGGCGATCAGTGATGGGGTACCCCTGTGTCACCAATGGGTGGGTGCTCAGTGATGGGGTGCCCCTGTGTCACCCCTGGGTGGGCACTCGGTGATGGAGTGCCCCTGTGTCACCCCTGGGTGGGCACTCGGTGCTTTGGAGCTGGACGGAGACGCCGGTGACAGGGATGGGCTCTGGCCCCCCCCAGCAAAGCACGAAGGGCAGCAGCGGGTGGTGGCGTGTCCCCTCCGATGGCTCCCACGCTCCAGGACAGCggccgtgggcagggacacgCCAAGCTCCGGGCCGGGGAAAACCGGGGTGCGATCCCCCCCGGCTCTGGGAGACACCCCGGGACGCTGCCGGGACCCCCGGCTCTCCCCACCCTCGGCCCGGGGAGTCTCAGGCCCCGCTGCGGGGGACAGCGGGGacgccccccccagcccggcggAGCGGTGCGCGTCCCACGGGGCGGTGGCACGGCCGGGctgacaccccccaccccccccccccagacacaGGAATCCTGCTCGGGTAAACAAATGAGTAACCCGGACCAGGGCCCGGTCCCGCTAAATATagccgggcggcgcggggcgggggtcCCGGCCCACCcgtgcccgcagccccgcggcccAGGTGCGGGGGGGGCCGCCCCCGGCCCTCCCGGCCCGTGGCTGCCGGCGCCTTCGAGGCTGCCCCGGGCCGGCGCAGGGGCTCTGGGGGCCGGtgctgccggggcggggggcgcagcccgggccggggggcgggggggcggggcgcgcccCTCCCCCGGGAGCCCCGTccggggcgggggagggcgccggcgcggggccgggccggggcggggggcgtgGGGCGGGACCGGGGGGCGCTACGAGCCCGGCCCTGCCCCCGCGCCCTCCCGTGGGGCCGGGCTGAGCCGAGCCGGGCTGAGCCGCGCCGGGCGGGTCCCGCCGCTGGGAGGTagggccggggggctgcggggggcaaGGAGCCCGCAGGGCTGGGGCGGCCGGACGgaggggggctgcggggcggggggcgctgggACGGGGTGCGGGGCGCTGGCTCAGCCGCCCGCTTTGCGCAGAAACCCGAAGAGCTGCTGCGATCCTCCGGGGGGCGGACGACGGTGACCCCCTGGCGCGGGGAGAGACGGGGACGCGGTGCCCCCGCTGTGCCCCCCCTCGGCTGCCTGTCCCGGGACCGGGTCGCCGGGGCCGGCACGTCCCAGGCTTCG containing:
- the CACTIN gene encoding cactin isoform X1, which gives rise to MGSGSRSPARRRSRSARRERGRERSGSRKRRRRSRSGGRGREPGSGSESGSERQPWRKKRSRSRSRERHRRSQRKRRSRSRCRSSGSSSERDKRRARSRERQRKRDASRSSVSLASSPSPPRSRGREEPGPQLSLQERLRLKEEKKKQAALMKALETPEEKRARRLAKKEAKERKKREKMGWGEEYMGYTNTDNPFGDNNLLGTFIWSKALEKKGISHLDEKDLKERNKRIQEDNRLELQKVKQLRLEREREKAMREQELEMLQREKEAEHFKTWEEQEDNFHLQQAKLRSKIRIRDGRAKPIDLLAKYISAEDDDLAVEMHEPYTFLNGLTVSDMEDLVEDIQVYMELEQGKNVDFWRDMTIITEDEIAKLRKLEASGKGGPGERRDGVNASVSSDVQSVFKGKTYNQLQVLYQGIESKIRAGGPNLDIGYWESLLQQLKAYMARARLRERHQDVLRQKLYKLKQEQGVESEPLFPIIKREPASPSDSSLLSLPCRLYPEEGIVVQPGPSSEPEAEQDAEAKGEAEGEAVLMEEDLIQQSLDDYDAGKYSPRLLGANELPFDAHVLEAEEDTHRLLLLRQQLQVTGDATESADDIFFRKAKEGMGADEAQFSVEMPLTGKAYLWADKYRPRKPRFFNRVHTGFEWNKYNQTHYDFDNPPPKIVQGYKFNIFYPDLIDKRSTPEYFLEACQDNKDFAILRFHAGPPYEDIAFKIVNREWEYSHRHGFRCQFANGIFQLWFHFKRYRYRR
- the CACTIN gene encoding cactin isoform X2 produces the protein MGSGSRSPARRRSRSARRERGRERSGSRKRRRRSRSGGRGREPGSGSESGSERQPWRKKRSRSRSRERHRRSQRKRRSRSRCRSSGSSSERDKRRARSRERQRKRDASRSSVSLASSPSPPRSRGREEPGPQLSLQERLRLKEEKKKQAALMKALETPEEKRARRLAKKEAKERKKREKMGWGEEYMGYTNTDNPFGDNNLLGTFIWSKALEKKGISHLDEKDLKERNKRIQEDNRLELQKVKQLRLEREREKAMREQELEMLQREKEAEHFKTWEEQEDNFHLQQAKLRSKIRIRDGRAKPIDLLAKYISAEDDDLAVEMHEPYTFLNGLTVSDMEDLVEDIQVYMELEQGKNVDFWRDMTIITEDEIAKLRKLEASGKGGPGERRDGVNASVSSDVQSVFKGKTYNQLQVLYQGIESKIRAGGPNLDIGYWESLLQQLKAYMARARLRERHQDVLRQKLYKLKQEQGVESEPLFPIIKREPASPSDRLYPEEGIVVQPGPSSEPEAEQDAEAKGEAEGEAVLMEEDLIQQSLDDYDAGKYSPRLLGANELPFDAHVLEAEEDTHRLLLLRQQLQVTGDATESADDIFFRKAKEGMGADEAQFSVEMPLTGKAYLWADKYRPRKPRFFNRVHTGFEWNKYNQTHYDFDNPPPKIVQGYKFNIFYPDLIDKRSTPEYFLEACQDNKDFAILRFHAGPPYEDIAFKIVNREWEYSHRHGFRCQFANGIFQLWFHFKRYRYRR